A single region of the Triticum dicoccoides isolate Atlit2015 ecotype Zavitan chromosome 2B, WEW_v2.0, whole genome shotgun sequence genome encodes:
- the LOC119360747 gene encoding putative E3 ubiquitin-protein ligase SINA-like 6, whose protein sequence is MVVHEEGEIMQTEQEHDPTMELSKCKGGHLSCADCRVERPENQRQCQKCERGGGFDVRNTAVDSVLSSMRVECPHEGCGLYVTYHKLADHQSVCPLAPCKCPVPVCSYKGPPPALYHHISTAHPMPVHRIQYGKVLQLQVPLSEPQLLLFAKEDRRAFFLVGGMLDIGAPIAMSVICIRAGASPLPHYLAKLWANGPPGEPKGTTDAVKVEMEVTSSKDPGDVDVQELTFLTVLPKLLAGAKLVSLHIQIDKLTS, encoded by the exons atggttgtgcacgaggagggtgagatcatgcagaccgaacaggaacatgacccgacgatggagctctctaag tgcaagggagggcacctatcCTGCgcagactgccgcgtcgagcgccccgagaaccagcggcagtgccagaagtgcgagcgtggcggtggcttcgacgtgcggaacacggcggtggactccgtcctttcgtcgatgagggtggagtgcccgcacgaaggctgtgggctctacgtcacttaccacaagctcgccgatcaccagagcgtgtgtccgctcgcaccctgcaaatgccccgtgcccgtctgcagctacaaaggcccgccgccggcgctctaccaccacatcagcaccgcgcatcccatgcccgtgcacaggatccagtacggcaaggtgctccagctgcaagtgccactatcaGAGCCACAGCTCTTGCTGTTCGCGAAGGAGGACCgtcgcgcgtttttcttggtcggtggcatgctcgacatcggcgcgcctatcgccatgtcggtcatctgcatcagagcgggggcgtccccactgccgcactacttggccaagctgtgggcgaacggcccgccgggggagcccaaaggcacgaccgacgctgtcaaggtggaaatggaggtgacaagcagcaaggatcccggcgacgtcgacgtgcaggagctgaccttcttgacagttctgcccaagctgctggccggggctaagcttgtgtccctccacattcagattgacaagctcacgtcctaa